The Acinetobacter defluvii genome includes a region encoding these proteins:
- a CDS encoding UvrD-helicase domain-containing protein gives MSKASQLNDKQLEAMKYTQGPLLVLAGAGSGKTSVITRKIAYLVQQCGIPAYRITAMTFTNKAAREMKERVGKLLGKEEGKGLSVSTFHTFGLNLLRLELKHTPLKNNFSILDADDCKRILMDLMHRDNLSGAESKDLIAKAMKKISDWKNDLILPEQAHNTCETTEDVQFAHLYQLYERNLRAYNAVDFDDLIVMPTRLLQENAEVRERWQNRVRYLLVDEYQDTNTAQYILVKLLVGVMGQFTAVGDDDQSIYAWRGAKPENMALLKEDFHNLKVIKLEQNYRSTSRILKAANHVIDNNPHIFDKKLWSDKGHGEVIRVITCRNDDDESERVVKDLLTHKLMNGKNWKDYAVLYRGNFQARVLETQLRQMQIPYKLSGGQSFFARAEIKDIMSYLRVIINPEDDSAFLRIINTPKRAIGPVTLEKLGLFAQENHLSLLAAASDQRLSMVMPKKATTQLAEFADFIANFTRELLDDDEPVPKIRQMMMEAGYIDYLRETAATPAQEKTKLDNVEMLYSSIQSLINRAEDVDEKNIESVIRKMVLLDMLEQQQEEEDTDKVNLLTLHASKGLEFPFVYIMGLEEELLPHKNSIAAETIEEERRLMYVGITRAQQGLTLTLAEQRKNGGQMKQMTPSRFLDELPQDELDWLGRKKKLAEHVDPKQQAQHYLQNLKALLKR, from the coding sequence ATGTCAAAAGCAAGTCAGTTGAATGACAAGCAACTTGAAGCCATGAAATATACTCAAGGACCCTTGTTAGTACTTGCAGGGGCAGGTTCAGGCAAAACTTCAGTGATTACGCGTAAAATTGCCTATCTTGTACAACAGTGTGGTATTCCAGCATACCGTATCACGGCAATGACATTTACCAATAAAGCTGCACGTGAAATGAAAGAACGTGTGGGCAAATTACTAGGTAAAGAAGAAGGCAAAGGACTTTCAGTTTCAACCTTCCATACTTTTGGCTTAAATCTCTTACGTTTAGAATTGAAACATACGCCATTAAAAAATAATTTTTCGATATTAGATGCAGATGACTGTAAACGTATTCTAATGGATTTGATGCATCGTGATAATTTATCAGGTGCGGAAAGCAAAGATTTAATTGCTAAAGCCATGAAGAAAATTTCGGATTGGAAAAATGATCTGATTTTACCTGAGCAAGCACATAATACGTGTGAAACCACAGAAGATGTTCAGTTTGCACATTTGTATCAACTCTATGAACGTAATCTACGTGCCTATAATGCAGTGGATTTTGACGACTTAATCGTGATGCCAACACGCCTTTTGCAAGAAAATGCTGAAGTACGTGAGCGTTGGCAAAATCGTGTACGTTATTTATTGGTGGATGAATATCAAGATACCAACACCGCACAGTACATTTTAGTGAAATTATTGGTGGGTGTGATGGGGCAATTCACCGCAGTTGGTGATGATGATCAATCTATCTACGCATGGCGTGGTGCAAAGCCTGAAAATATGGCGTTGCTTAAAGAAGATTTTCATAATTTAAAAGTGATTAAGCTTGAGCAAAATTACCGCTCAACCAGTCGTATTTTAAAAGCAGCAAACCATGTAATTGATAACAATCCACATATCTTTGATAAAAAACTGTGGAGTGACAAAGGACATGGTGAAGTGATTCGTGTCATCACTTGCCGAAATGATGATGATGAGTCTGAACGTGTGGTGAAGGATTTGCTGACACATAAACTCATGAATGGCAAAAATTGGAAAGATTATGCGGTGTTATATCGTGGAAATTTCCAAGCACGTGTCCTCGAAACACAACTGCGTCAGATGCAAATTCCATATAAACTCTCAGGTGGTCAGTCTTTCTTCGCACGTGCTGAAATCAAAGACATCATGAGTTATTTAAGGGTGATTATTAACCCTGAAGATGACAGTGCTTTTTTACGCATTATCAATACCCCAAAACGTGCGATTGGTCCTGTTACACTCGAAAAACTGGGTCTATTTGCCCAAGAAAATCATTTATCACTTTTAGCTGCAGCAAGTGATCAGCGTTTAAGCATGGTTATGCCGAAAAAAGCCACCACTCAACTTGCTGAGTTTGCGGATTTTATCGCTAACTTTACCCGTGAATTGTTAGATGATGATGAGCCTGTACCCAAAATTCGTCAGATGATGATGGAAGCAGGATATATTGATTATTTACGTGAAACGGCAGCCACACCTGCACAAGAAAAGACTAAATTGGACAATGTGGAAATGCTGTATAGCAGTATCCAAAGTTTGATCAATCGTGCTGAAGATGTGGATGAAAAAAATATCGAAAGTGTGATTCGTAAAATGGTGCTGCTCGATATGCTGGAGCAACAACAGGAAGAAGAAGATACAGATAAAGTCAACTTATTAACACTACATGCGTCAAAAGGTTTGGAGTTTCCATTTGTCTACATTATGGGCTTAGAGGAAGAATTACTACCCCATAAAAATTCGATTGCAGCTGAAACCATCGAAGAAGAACGTCGTTTGATGTATGTGGGGATTACCCGAGCACAACAAGGGCTGACATTGACGCTTGCTGAACAACGTAAAAATGGCGGGCAAATGAAGCAAATGACCCCAAGCCGCTTCTTGGATGAGTTGCCACAAGATGAGTTGGATTGGCTAGGTCGTAAGAAAAAACTGGCTGAACATGTCGATCCGAAACAACAAGCACAACATTATTTGCAAAATTTAAAAGCATTATTAAAGCGTTAG
- a CDS encoding OmpA family protein has translation MRALVISAVVGALALSGCQNMEYDKAAIGTGLGALLGAGIAYSNADKDKMGQAAAIGAVVGAGAGALLDQKEKRLRQELAGTGVDVNRNQDGSINMIMPSVTFATNSASIQPRFQSALNDVARVLAEGGTAGKLALVIHGHTDNTGNDSINIPLSQNRANSVLNYLAGQGISASRMTARGYGSTSPIADNSTAAGREQNRRVEITVYETK, from the coding sequence ATGCGTGCACTTGTAATCTCAGCTGTAGTAGGGGCTTTGGCACTTTCAGGTTGCCAAAACATGGAATATGATAAAGCAGCCATTGGTACTGGCTTAGGCGCATTATTAGGCGCTGGTATTGCTTACTCAAATGCCGACAAAGACAAAATGGGTCAAGCGGCTGCAATTGGTGCGGTCGTGGGTGCGGGTGCGGGTGCGCTTCTTGACCAAAAAGAAAAGCGTTTACGTCAAGAACTTGCTGGTACAGGTGTTGATGTAAACCGTAACCAAGATGGTTCGATCAACATGATTATGCCGAGTGTAACTTTCGCAACTAACTCGGCATCAATTCAACCGCGTTTCCAATCTGCGTTAAATGACGTAGCACGTGTATTAGCGGAAGGTGGTACTGCTGGTAAATTAGCACTGGTTATTCATGGTCATACAGATAACACAGGTAATGATTCAATCAATATTCCATTGTCTCAAAACCGTGCTAACTCAGTATTAAATTATCTTGCAGGTCAAGGGATCTCAGCTTCTCGTATGACCGCACGTGGTTATGGTTCAACTTCTCCGATCGCAGATAACTCAACAGCTGCAGGTCGTGAACAAAACCGTCGTGTAGAAATTACAGTTTATGAAACTAAATAA